The Astyanax mexicanus isolate ESR-SI-001 chromosome 12, AstMex3_surface, whole genome shotgun sequence genome window below encodes:
- the cebpb gene encoding CCAAT/enhancer-binding protein beta, with protein sequence MEVAGIYERDCFAYHGSNYDADAYRHLADGSMTKLGIAEHEKAIDISIYVDTPFMHHHHHQQHQHHHHLHQPPLSHDLLFPDYAHEDAKAVAVPDSRELERGGDHEHAARRLDYAELHETRLDAVLGADFLGRCWRGGGGGGGGGSDDDAARMDGSGPYLRTTSFPTSGGVGMNGSLGDVSAASSSCSSPPGTPAPQPLSSSSSSSSTQPSGGKGGKAAGAPHGSSGSSKGKKRLDKDSDEYRQRRERNNLAVRKSRDKAKMRNMETQHKVLELAAENDRLQKRVEQLSRELATLRNLLSATGQC encoded by the coding sequence ATGGAAGTGGCCGGTATCTACGAACGGGACTGCTTCGCTTACCACGGCAGTAACTACGACGCCGACGCGTACCGACACCTGGCAGACGGCTCCATGACGAAGCTGGGAATCGCGGAGCACGAGAAGGCGATTGACATCAGCATCTACGTGGACACCCCTTTCAtgcaccatcaccatcaccagcaGCACCAACACCACCATCACCTGCACCAGCCGCCGCTGAGCCACGACCTGCTCTTCCCGGACTACGCGCACGAGGACGCCAAGGCGGTGGCGGTACCGGACAGTCGCGAGCTCGAGCGTGGTGGGGACCACGAGCACGCCGCGCGCCGCCTCGACTACGCCGAGCTGCACGAGACGCGGCTGGACGCCGTGCTGGGCGCGGACTTCTTGGGTCGCTGCTGGCGGGGAGGTGGCGGTGGAGGTGGAGGCGGCAGCGACGACGACGCCGCGCGCATGGACGGCAGCGGACCCTACCTGCGCACGACGTCGTTCCCCACGTCGGGAGGCGTCGGCATGAACGGTAGCCTTGGCGACGTGTCCGCCGCGTCCTCCTCGTGCTCAAGCCCACCGGGAACTCCCGCGCCACAGCcgctgtcatcatcatcatcgtcgtcgTCGACTCAGCCGAGCGGCGGCAAAGGCGGGAAGGCGGCGGGAGCGCCTCACGGTTCCAGCGGATCCAGCAAAGGCAAGAAGCGCCTGGACAAGGACAGCGACGAGTACCGGCAGCGGCGCGAGCGCAACAACCTGGCGGTGCGCAAAAGCCGCGATAAAGCCAAGATGCGCAACATGGAGACGCAGCACAAGGTGCTCGAGCTCGCCGCCGAGAACGACCGGCTGCAGAAGCGCGTGGAGCAGCTGTCGCGTGAGCTCGCCACGCTGCGCAACCTGCTCTCCGCCACGGGCCAGTGCTGA